The DNA segment CTGGTATTGCTTTGACTACTGGAGCGAGCGGCTGGATCTGGACATCTACCAGATGACGACTAACATCGGCAAAAATGCAAAACTTCGCGACGATACGATGCCGTTCTTACAGCATCTGAGGGCAAGTGGCCGCGAAACTATTTTGCTGACCAATGCGCATCCTCATAGCCTGTCAGTGAAGATTGAACACACCGGTTTGGATAAGCACCTTGATTTATTACTTTCCACCCACACATTTGGTTATCCAAAGGAAGATCAACGTTTGTGGGCTGCCGTGCAGAAGCAAACGGGCTTTAACCCCGAGAGAACGCTGTTTGTCGATGACGGGGAGCCGATTCTGAATGCGGCAAAAACCTTTGGTATCCGCTATTGTCTGGGTATAGAGAATCCGGATTCAAGCGGTGCGAACAAGTCATTTCAAGGACATCCTTCGATCAATGACTACCGCGACCTGTTGCCTTCGATTCACCCGATAACAGGCCCTGCTCAGTAGTTCTGGCACGTTTCAGGGGGAAAGATGAAAGGTAAAAAGGAAGAAGACGATAACGCTGTACGTCTCGATAAATGGCTGTGGGCGGCTCGTTTTTATAAGACCCGTGCGCTGGCGCGCGAGATGATTGACGGCGGTAAAGTGCATTACAACGGCCAGCGAGGGAAACCGAGCAAGCTGATGGAACTGAATGCCGAAATTACCCTGCGTCAGGGAACCGATGCAAAAACGATCATTGTGCTGGGGCTGACAACTCAGCGCCGCAGTGCGGAAGAAGCACAAACGCTTTATCAGGAAACCGAGGCCAGCATTGCCAGCCGGGAGAAAATTTCCCAGGCACGGAAAATGAATGCGATGCCCCATCCGGACAGACGTCCGGATAAAAAGGAACGCCGCAACCTGATCAAATTTAAATATGGTGACACCGAATAAACGTCGCCAAACAGAGAGAACGTTATGTCTAATCACGACCAGTTACACCGTTACCTGTTCAACCATCACGCTGTACGCGGCGAACTGGTTTCGCTTCACGAGACTTTCCAGCAGATCGTAGCCGGGCATGACTATCCGGCAGACGTCCGTAACCTGCTGGGCGAAATGCTGGTCGCGACCAGCCTGCTGACCGCCATGCTTAAGTTTGACGGCGATATCACCGTGCAACTGCAGGGCGATGGCCCGCTGAAGCTCGCAGTGATTAACGGTAATAATCTTCAGGAATTGCGCGGTCTCGCGCGTCTGCAAGGCGAAATCAAAGAAGGCAGCTCGCTGAAAGAGATGATTGGCAATGGCTATATGGTGATCACTATTTCTCCGACCGCGGGTGAACGTTATCAGGGCGTTGTCGGGCTGGAAGGCGAGAACCTGGCTGAGTGTCTGGAAAACTATTTCATGCAGTCCGAGCAGTTGCCGACCCGTATTTTCATCCGCAGCGGTGAAGTGGAAGGTAAGCCAGCGACCGGCGGTATGTTGTTACAGGTTCTGCCTGCTGAAGAGACCGATCCGGAAGAATTCAGCCATCTTGCGCAGCTTACAGCGACCATTAAAGCCGAAGAGTTGCTCAATTTGCCTCCCAATGAAGTGCTTTATCGTCTGTATCATCAGGAAGAAGTCACCCTGTACGAACCGCAGAGCGTGTGTTTCCGCTGTACCTGCTCGCGTGAACGCTGCGCCGGTGCGCTGCTGACGATGCCTGATGACGAGATTCTCGAAATGCTGGAAGAAGATGGCAAAATCGAGATGCATTGTGATTATTGCGGTTCAGATTACGCATTTGACGCGATGGATATGGCGACACTGAAGGCAAGCGGCAACGTTATCTCCGGAACTGATAACGTTCACTGATCGTTAACTGACTAAATCAAAAGGGACTTTCTGCTGAAAGTCCCTTTTTTAATGCTTGTTTATAACGTCCTTGCACAATTTGTTGGTATTCCATCACAATTCGAGAAAAAAATTCACATCTCCCGTTAATCTTTGATAGCTATCGCTGTTCGTGCGCGATAAATACCTACAATTACAACTAATTTATCCCTAAAGGCCTACGCCCTTTGGGGTTCTATGCGCAGGAAAGGAGCAGGGAAATGCCAACCACTCTCGGTATCACCGCCGAAACACTCGCCCGTTACGGGATTCATCAAAGCAGTCAAATCATCTATAACCCTGATTACGAAACCCTTTTCAAAGAAGAAACCGCACCGGGTCTGGAAGGTTTTGAGCGCGGGCAGGTGACAGAACTAGGCGCAGTGAACGTCGATACCGGCATTTTCACCGGCCGTTCGCCTAAAGATAAATACATTGTCCGCGACGATGTCACCCGCGACACCGTCTGGTGGTCCGATCAGGGCAAAGGCAAGAATGACAACAAACCGCTGTCGCAGGAAGTCTGGTCATCGCTGAAGGCGCTGGTCGGCAAGCAACTTTCGGGCAAAAGGCTGTTTATCATTGATGCGTTCTGCGGTGCCAACGCCGACTCCCGCCTGAAAGTCCGTTTCATCACTGAAGTGGCCTGGCAGGCACACTTCGTCAAGAACATGTTTATCCGCCCGACCGACGGGGAACTGGAAAATTTTGAGCCTGACTTTATCGTCATGAACGGCGCGAAATGCACCAATCCCGACTGGCAGAAGCAGGGGCTGAACTCTGAAAACTTCATCGCCTTCAACCTGACCGAGCGCATCCAGTTGATCGGCGGCTCGTGGTACGGCGGCGAAATGAAGAAAGGCATGTTCGCCGTGATGAACTACCTGCTGCCGCTAAAGGGTATCGCCTCCATGCACTGCTCAGCCAACGTCGGTGAAAAAGGCGATGTGGCAGTCTTCTTCGGCCTCTCCGGCACCGGTAAAACCACGCTCTCGACCGATCCAAAGCGTCAGCTGATTGGTGACGATGAACACGGATGGGACGATGACGGCGTCTTCAACTTTGAAGGCGGCTGCTACGCGAAAACCATCAAACTCAGCAAAGAAGCCGAGCCGGAAATTTTTGGCGCGATTAAGCGGGATGCATTACTGGAAAATGTCGTGGTTAGCGCAGACGGCAAAATCGATTTCGATGACAACAGCAAAACCGAAAACACCCGCGTGTCATACCCGATTTATCACATCCAGAATATCGTGAAACCAGTCTCCAAAGCGGGCCACGCCAGCAAAGTGATCTTCCTGACCGCCGATGCCTTTGGTGTTCTTCCGCCGGTTTCCCGCCTGACGGCTTCTCAGACGCAGTATCATTTTCTGTCAGGCTTTACCGCTAAACTGGCAGGCACCGAACGCGGTGTCAACGAACCGACTCCGACCTTCTCCGCCTGTTTCGGCGCAGCGTTCCTGATGCTGCATCCGACGCAATACTCTGAAGTGCTGGTCAGGCGCATGGAAGCCGTCGGCGCGCAGGCATATCTGGTGAATACCGGCTGGAACGGCACCGGTAAACGTATTTCGCTCAAAAATACCCGCGCTATCATCGACGCTATACTCAACGGTACGATAGACGACGTTGAGACTTTCACCCTGCCAATGTTTAATCTCGCCGTGCCGACCGCGTTGCCGGGCGTTGATCCGCACATCCTCGATCCGCGCAATACTTACGCCAGCCGTGAACAGTGGCAGGAAAAGGCACAGCATCTGGCTCAGCTGTTTATCGATAATTTCGATAAATATACCGACACCCCTGCGGGTGCAGCGCTGGTCAGCGCAGGCCCTCAGCGTTAATTTACCGATACTTATCAGGCGCGGATCCCGCGCCTTTTTATTGCAAAAATTTCTGCACGTCGCACTATGGCAGCACTGCTTGCATTGATTTCACTGGAGCTAATTATGGCTACCCTCACGGTTCGCAATCTGGATGAAGAGATAAAAGACCTGCTGCGCATCGCTGCCGCCAAAAAAGGGCACTCGATGGAAGAGGAGGCGCGTTTAATTCTGAAACAGGCACTCACCAGCACTCCGCCTGAATTCGGCCTCGGCAGCCAGTTGCACCAGCGTTTCTCCGCGCTGAGCATCAGTCCTTTGGAATTGCCGCCAAAATGATCATTCTCAATACCTCCGTCATCTTTGAGATGATCACTCCCAAACCGCATAAAACGGTTCTGCAGTGGCTCGACGCGCAGGATGCCAGCCAGCTGTATCTCACCAGCCTGAGCGTAGCCGAACTGTTCACATGGGTCGACGGCCTGCCCGATGAGCAGCCCAGAGCACCGCTTAATGACGCTTTACTGGATATGTTTAATCACGATTTCGCCGGACGCCTGCTGCCGTTCGACGCCGCCAGCGCCCTGCATTATTCGCGCGTACTCACCTTATCAAAGCAGGCAGGCGTGACGATGGAAGAGCGCGATGCACAGCTTGTCGCGATATGCCTGAACCATCAGGCGTCGCTGGTGACACATAACGTCGGGATGTTTGCACACACGGGCGTGGTTGTGGTGAATCCGTGGGACGTGGTGCAGGCGCCGAGGTGGCGGGAGGAAGCGGCGGAGTATTATGTGATGAGTCGGAAGAATTAAAGCGCAGGCGGGCGTTTAATCCCGCTGAGTCATCGCACGGTGGTGGCTTAAAGCCGACGGGGAAAGTTTCGGTTTCTTAGGTGCGAATGCCGCGCACTGGCGACCTTAAAGCAGAACGAGAAAGTTTCGGTTTCTCAATAGCAGTGATCGCTTAACTCACTGCGCCAAAACCGCCCAAGAGAGGCCAGGACGGGCCTCTCTTGGATCTCTCCGTCTTTTTAACTGCGCGCTGCCGCTAGGTCGAAGGACATGTTCAGATACTTACGTGGGTGGCGCAAACCCCTGCCGCTGCGCGTCCCTTCTCTCGGTCTTCGAGCCGCAGGTCTCGAAGCCGCCCGTTCAGCAGGATTTTTTGATCGCGCCATCTCACCATTTTTAAAACAAAAAAAGAGTTTAGTGTTTGGCTTTTTGAAATGCTCCCATCAGGTGAAGCTGACCTAGAAGCCATTAGCCGCTTTCAAAAATTACGCCGGAGCGAGAGATGAAAAACCGCGCGTCTTTTTGCGCGGGTTGTAATCCGAGCGAAGGGCACCGCGCAGCGGCGGGATTTTGCGGCAATAGCAGAAGTACCTGAAACATAGCCCGTCTGCATGGCACGTGTTTGAAAAAGCGAGGGGAGTGCAGAGGGGAAAAGCCTTTCCCCTCTGCTCGGTTTCGGCGCAGGAGGTCATGTGATCGCTGCCATTGAGAAACCGAAATAATCCCGGTTCAATATTGAAGCCTTCATTGCATAGGCATCGCCGGGATTATTAAGGCCCCTTAATTCACACCGGTTTCTGCTGTACCGCCACCGCTTTAAGCATCTCCACCGGTAACGGTAAATAAGCTCTTATTCTCAATCCGCCCCGGTCACTTTTCCCGATATCTAACGTCCCCGAGTGCGCATCAATAATACGCTGGACGATAGCCAGTCCAAGCCCGGTACCGCTGGTGGTTCGGGCACTTTCACCGCGCACAAATGGCTGGAACAGATGCTTGAGCTGATCGGGTGCAATACCAGGACCATCGTCTTCGACCTGAAACCATGCACGCTGGAGCTCGCGGCCACTGCTGACTTTTATCCAGCCGTCACCGTAGCGGGCGGCATTCACCACCATGTTCACCACGGCACGTTTAATGGAAAGCGGGTGCGCATTCACCAGCAATTCACCGTCGGCCAGACCGGAGTCAATCTCACGCTCATAGCCGCTTTCCGTCGCGATCACTTCGCCCAAAATACCGTTAAGATCGGTGATTTCGGTAGGCATCTCCTGACCGGTGCGCAAATAATCGATAAACTGCTCGATGATGGCATTGCACTCTTCGATATCTTTATTGATCGACTCCGCAAGATATCCATCGCCGTCACTCATCATCTCTGTGGCTAAACGGATACGCGTCAGCGGGGTGCGTAAATCATGGCTGACGCCCGCCATCAGTAAAGTACGGTCATCGGCCAGCAGTTTTACACCGGCAGCCATCTGGTTAAAAGCGCGCGTTACCGAACGGACTTCAGACGCGCCATATTCGCGCAGGGGCGGAGGGATAATCCCTTTACCTACCTGCAACGCAGCGTGTTCAAGTTCCACAAGGGGTCGATTTTGGATGCGAATAAATAGCCACGCGCCGCCGATCGCCAACAACATTATCGCGAGCGTATAGCGGAACAACGGGGAAAAATCACCCTGATGGATTTCAGTAAGGGGAACGCGTACCCAGATATCAGGCGACAACCAGGTTTTCAGCCACACCACCGGCGTGTTTTTGTTTACTTCCACACGCACGTCGGTCGGCCCACCGAGCTGTTGAGCCATCTGCTGACTCAGGAATTCGTAGTGCTGCGCCCAGCGAAGACCACTCTCCTCGGCCGCAGAGTTGGTATAAAGCGAGATGCCCAGTTCGCGATAAATCTCACGACGAAACGCCGGGGGTACTGCCAGCAACGTACCATCTTCCAGCTGCAAACGGTCGGTCATCAGCATACGTACTTCGTATGCCAGCACTTTATTGAACTGTTGCAGGCTCGGTAAAATGGCGAAGTTCAGCACCACCAGATAGGTCGTCACCAGGCTGACGAACAGCAAGGTGACGATTAATAACAGTGTTCGGGCAAACGAGCTACGCGGTGAAAAGCGTATTCGTCTCATGCCTTACTGCCGTCCGGGACGAAGACGTAACCCAGACCCCAAACGGTCTGGATATAACGCGGGTGCGCCGGATCTTCTTCTACCATGCGGCGCAGACGGGAAATCTGCACGTCGATAGAACGCTCCATCGCACTGTATTCACGGCCACGCGCCAGATTCATCAGCTTGTCGCGGGACAGCGGTTCACGCGGGTGGCTCACCAGCGCTTTCAGTACGGCGAATTCACCACTGGTCAGCGGCATAGGCTCGTCTTCGCGGAACATTTCGCGGGTACCGAGGTTCAGTTTGAACTTACCGAACGAAATCACCGCTTCTTCCTGAGAAGGTGCGCCCGGCAACTCGTTAGCCTGACGGCGCAGCACGGCACGGATACGCGCCAGCAGTTCACGCGGGTTGAATGGCTTAGGAATGTAGTCGTCAGCGCCAATTTCCAGGCCGACGATACGGTCAACTTCTTCACCTTTCGCTGTGACCATAATGATCGGCATCGGGTTACTCTGGCTGCGCAGGCGGCGGCAGATAGACAAACCGTCTTCGCCCGGCAACATCAAATCCAACACCATCAGATGGAAGGATTCACGGGTCAGCAGGCGATCCATCTGCTCGGCATTCGCGACGCTGCGCACCTGGAAGCCCTGCTCTGTCAGATAACGTTCTAAAAGTGCGCGCAGGCGCATGTCGTCATCGACAACCAGAATTTTGTGATTTTCTTGCATGTAACTCTCCCAAAGGCGTGAATGCCTGAAGCTTCTATTGTTAGAAATATGAGCCAAAACAGACAGCGTTTAATGGTATATATTCTAGTCGAAATTGTAACAATGAATACGGATTTCCTAATTTATCAACAATATCAGAGGAATCTCTCGCCATCTACGGTTGGTTTGTTACGGTTTGTCGCGATGCCAGTTGGAGGCGTGTTACTCCCCCTTGGGACTTAACGGTTCAACAATCAACCCTTACTTTTCAATATCCCATGATAAAAAGAAATTTCGGAAATTAAATCATTTTAAAATGAACGAATAAATATAACCCTTCCTTGCAGAGGCTGACTTTTTAAGGCACTTCCTTACCTTAATCATTAAATTAAAATGTCTAATAAAATGATCCCTGTAAAAATATTCTTCGCTAAATTTCTTTAATCAATACTTCAAATAATAACTGAGGTGAATTAAGGTTAACTAAAAGATCATTTAAATGAATATAACAACTTCGATCTTATCAACCTGATATAATAATGATCGCCACCCTCTATTCAATGTCTACAACAGTTGATAGAATCCGCATTTGCTGGCATTTAATTAGTATCGCTAATATATTAGCCAAGCGTACATGTGACTAAACTCTTAGTTTTTTCTTTCAGAATGGATGCGAAAATGAAAAAGACATACAAGCTCATAGTAAGTGGGTTACTGCTGGCATTAGCCGGTAACAGTTATGCGATAGATGGGAGAATAAACTTTCACGGTGAAATTATTAAAACTGCCTGTATCATTAATGGGGGTAATGATATTGAAGTTGAATTAGGTACTTATTCAGCAGCACAATTCCGCGAAGTTAATGATACCTCACCCAATATTCCTTTTACTCTGCCCCTGGCTAACTGCCCTGTCGCTAAGGTGCAAAATGACCCCATCCCGCACTTTCGTGTGTGGCTGGAAGCCGAAGCGGTAGACGCAACGCATCCTAATTTAGTGAAATTGGGAAATAGTTTTGGCGATACCATGGCCGACGGCGTAGGGATCCAGATTCTGGATGCCACAACAAAAGACGTGATGCTTCTCAATACATTACCAACCATAACTTACGACATCACCAGCGCGACCATGAACATCAACCTGCTGGCGAATTATCAGTCCTACAAAACCCCTGATCTGATCACTGCGGGTCCAGCCGATGCCAGCGTCAATGTGACACTCGATTACCGTTAAGCCGCTCCTGAGCGGCAGGCCCAGTAAAATGGGCCATTTTTCATTACCTGAGTAACGGAATATTTATCATTCATTACTGGATGCAATTATCTAAATGCGTAATATCATCAATTCAATCATTACATTGACTCTTCTGTTTTTTCTACCGATTCAGCTGAGCTATGGTGGCGGAATTCTTGTGGGTCGCACACGGATAATTTATGAAGCAAATAAAAAGGAAGCCTCATTACCTCTCAGTAATAAATCCGACAGTAAGCCGTTTCTGATCCAATCGTGGATCGATAATGGTGATGGTAAAACGCGCGGGCCTTTTGTGGTGACTCCACCGCTATTTAGGTTAAACGCTAATGAGGAGAATAATTTACGCATATCGTATACAGGTGGTGAACTCCCCAATGACAAAGAATCGATATTTTACATTAATGTCCGGGCTATACCTTCTACACCGAAAAATGAATCAAACGAGTTACGACTCGTCATTAAGACAAGAATAAAACTTTTTTATCGCCCTGATAAATTACAAGGTAAAGCATTTGATGCTTACAAATTGCTGACTTTTTCACGCGTCAACGGCCATCTTATTATCAATAATCCTTCTCCTTATTACGTGGTATTCAGCTACCTGATCGTCGGTAACAGCATACTTAAGGATACCGACATGATTGCCCCAGGCAGCCAGCTCAATGTGATATTACCTGCGAACACTACCGGGAATACCATTGAGTGGAGAGCAATCAACGACTACGGCGGAGATACCGAGTCGGAAAAGCGAGCGCTTTAGTTTGACCATGCGTTGATTCGCCATCAGGAAGAGCAGGGAAGATGATTATGGGTAATGATACGAATGCACAAAGACCGGAAAACGACATGTCTTCTCCCCGTCAGCAAGGTAAAACCTTAGCGCCTGGGGTAAGTTGTATTTTTTTTGTGATCACATTTATTGTTCATTCGGTCCACGCTGAGGAAGTCTATTTCGATCCGAGATTATTGGAAAACAATGATCAGGCAGCCGTAAAGGTAGATCTCTCGGTGTTCGCGCTAAGTGACAAGGCGCAGGTTGCCGGTGTCTATAACACGGCAATTTACGTGAATCAGGAAAAAGTATTACAGCAAAACATCCGCTATAACCAAAAGTCGGACGGCTCTTTGATCCCGGAAATCACCCCTGATTTACTTCGTGCGTTGAATGTTCGCGTTGACGCATTTCCGTCCCTGACGCAACACCCGCATGACGCACCACTCGACAACCTGACCCTATATATTCCGGCAGCGGACGCAAAGTTCGACTTTAACAGAATGCGTCTGGATTTCAGCATTCCACAAGCCGCTATGGAACAAAAAGCCAGTGGCTATATTGATCCCAAAAAATGGGACGATGGCGTACCAGTCCTGTTTTCTAACTACGCTTTTTCAGGCTCACAACGGAACAATAAAAACGGCAGTGATGATTCCAGTCAGTATTTGAATCTGCAAAACGGCTTAAATCTGGGCGCATGGCGCCTTCGCAACTACAGCACGTATAGTAATAGCGATGGCCAACAAAGTTGGGATGCGATCTCCACTTATGCGCAACGGGATATTAAAGCCCTCAAGTCTCAGTTGCTGATAGGGGAAAGCTCCACGCCGGGCGATCTCTTTCCAAGCCTGCAATTTACTGGGGTTCAATTGTCTTCCGACGACAATATGCTGCCCAACAGCCAGCGTGGCTTCGCACCCACCATTCGCGGTATTGCAAATTCCAATGCCGAAGTGACCATCAGACAAGACGGCTACATCATTTATCAAAGCTATGTCGCGCCGGGTGCGTTCGAAATTAATGACCTTTATCCTTCGTCTTACAGTGGTGATCTGGAAGTAACGGTGAAAGAAGCCGACGGCACTGAACGCAAATTTAACCAGCCTTTTTCTGCCGTGCCCGTTATGCAGCGACCTGGACGCTTGAAGTACAGCAGCACCGTTGGCCGCTACCGCTCAAACGATAGCGGCGATAAAGAACCAGAATTTGCACAAGGGACGGTGATCTACGGGGTTTCAAATGAAATAACCACTTATGTTGGCTTATTACTGTCGCCTGATTATCGCGCGGGTCAGGCAGGGATGGGGTTCAGCCTGTTCGCCCTCGGTTCAATCTCTGTCGATGTCACTCAGGCTCAGACCCATCTGGACAACGACCAGAATAGCAGCGGTCAGTCTTATCGTATTCAATATTCAAAAAATGTCGAAACAACGGACACAAACTTTTCCGTGGCCAGCTATCGCTATTCAACCAGCGGTTTTTACGATTTTGACGAAGCTAATCAGTCTCAGGACAATGCGCCTCAGGACGGACATAAACGCAGCAAATACCAGGTCAGTATTAATCAGGCACTATGGGAAGGGGCGAGTCTCTATTTATCGGCTTATCAGCAAGACTACTGGCGCAGTACCAACAAAGAGAAAAATATCTCCCTCGGCATGAATACCAGCTGGTACGGGATCAGCTACAACCTTTCTTACTCTTACAGCCAGATGGAAAATCAGGAAAACGATCAGCAGCTTGCACTGAATATTCGTGTTCCTTTAAGTCGATGGCTACCGCAAAGCTGGGCGACGTATAACGTTACGCATCAGAAAAATGGTGACACACGCCAACAGGTTGGACTCAGCGGGACTGCGCTGGATGATTACCGTCTCAGCTATTCTCTTCAGCAAAGCCATGCAGATCAGGGAGGTGGCAACAGCAGTAACCTGAATGCATCCTATCGCTCATCCTACGGCACATTGAATGCCGGTTATTACTACGACGACCATTCACAGCAAACCAGCTATGGCCTTGCAGGCGGGATTGTTGCCCATGAAAAGGGGATCACACTTTCTCAGCCGCTTGGGGACTCTTTTGCACTAATTGATACCAATGGCGCCAGCGGTGCGCGGGTGCAAAATATTCCCGGCCTTAAAACAGACTGGCGCGGCTACGCCGTGGTGCCTTATCTCACTTCTTATACTGAAAATCGCATCGTGATTGATACCACCACACTGCCGGCAGATGTGGATGTCACAAATACTTCAGAACTGGTTATCCCTAATAAAGGTGCCATGGTCGTTGCACATTTCGACGCACGTATTGGCGTGCGTGTATTGATTAAACTCACTCGGTTTGACGGATCTGTTGTGCCATTCGGCGCTGTGGCGGTCAGCGAAGACCAGACATTAGAGAATATCGTTGATGATGGCGGGGTTCTGTATCTATCCGG comes from the Enterobacteriaceae bacterium Kacie_13 genome and includes:
- a CDS encoding GMP/IMP nucleotidase, with the protein product MPLDLDWNNIDTVLLDMDGTLLDLAFDSQFWLQDVPQALSVQRAIPLENARQIIHDEYLAVQHTMNWYCFDYWSERLDLDIYQMTTNIGKNAKLRDDTMPFLQHLRASGRETILLTNAHPHSLSVKIEHTGLDKHLDLLLSTHTFGYPKEDQRLWAAVQKQTGFNPERTLFVDDGEPILNAAKTFGIRYCLGIENPDSSGANKSFQGHPSINDYRDLLPSIHPITGPAQ
- the hslR gene encoding ribosome-associated heat shock protein Hsp15, whose amino-acid sequence is MKGKKEEDDNAVRLDKWLWAARFYKTRALAREMIDGGKVHYNGQRGKPSKLMELNAEITLRQGTDAKTIIVLGLTTQRRSAEEAQTLYQETEASIASREKISQARKMNAMPHPDRRPDKKERRNLIKFKYGDTE
- a CDS encoding Hsp33 family molecular chaperone HslO; amino-acid sequence: MSNHDQLHRYLFNHHAVRGELVSLHETFQQIVAGHDYPADVRNLLGEMLVATSLLTAMLKFDGDITVQLQGDGPLKLAVINGNNLQELRGLARLQGEIKEGSSLKEMIGNGYMVITISPTAGERYQGVVGLEGENLAECLENYFMQSEQLPTRIFIRSGEVEGKPATGGMLLQVLPAEETDPEEFSHLAQLTATIKAEELLNLPPNEVLYRLYHQEEVTLYEPQSVCFRCTCSRERCAGALLTMPDDEILEMLEEDGKIEMHCDYCGSDYAFDAMDMATLKASGNVISGTDNVH
- the pckA gene encoding phosphoenolpyruvate carboxykinase (ATP); protein product: MPTTLGITAETLARYGIHQSSQIIYNPDYETLFKEETAPGLEGFERGQVTELGAVNVDTGIFTGRSPKDKYIVRDDVTRDTVWWSDQGKGKNDNKPLSQEVWSSLKALVGKQLSGKRLFIIDAFCGANADSRLKVRFITEVAWQAHFVKNMFIRPTDGELENFEPDFIVMNGAKCTNPDWQKQGLNSENFIAFNLTERIQLIGGSWYGGEMKKGMFAVMNYLLPLKGIASMHCSANVGEKGDVAVFFGLSGTGKTTLSTDPKRQLIGDDEHGWDDDGVFNFEGGCYAKTIKLSKEAEPEIFGAIKRDALLENVVVSADGKIDFDDNSKTENTRVSYPIYHIQNIVKPVSKAGHASKVIFLTADAFGVLPPVSRLTASQTQYHFLSGFTAKLAGTERGVNEPTPTFSACFGAAFLMLHPTQYSEVLVRRMEAVGAQAYLVNTGWNGTGKRISLKNTRAIIDAILNGTIDDVETFTLPMFNLAVPTALPGVDPHILDPRNTYASREQWQEKAQHLAQLFIDNFDKYTDTPAGAALVSAGPQR
- a CDS encoding plasmid stabilization protein yields the protein MATLTVRNLDEEIKDLLRIAAAKKGHSMEEEARLILKQALTSTPPEFGLGSQLHQRFSALSISPLELPPK
- a CDS encoding PIN domain-containing protein — encoded protein: MIILNTSVIFEMITPKPHKTVLQWLDAQDASQLYLTSLSVAELFTWVDGLPDEQPRAPLNDALLDMFNHDFAGRLLPFDAASALHYSRVLTLSKQAGVTMEERDAQLVAICLNHQASLVTHNVGMFAHTGVVVVNPWDVVQAPRWREEAAEYYVMSRKN
- the envZ gene encoding two-component system sensor histidine kinase EnvZ, whose translation is MRRIRFSPRSSFARTLLLIVTLLFVSLVTTYLVVLNFAILPSLQQFNKVLAYEVRMLMTDRLQLEDGTLLAVPPAFRREIYRELGISLYTNSAAEESGLRWAQHYEFLSQQMAQQLGGPTDVRVEVNKNTPVVWLKTWLSPDIWVRVPLTEIHQGDFSPLFRYTLAIMLLAIGGAWLFIRIQNRPLVELEHAALQVGKGIIPPPLREYGASEVRSVTRAFNQMAAGVKLLADDRTLLMAGVSHDLRTPLTRIRLATEMMSDGDGYLAESINKDIEECNAIIEQFIDYLRTGQEMPTEITDLNGILGEVIATESGYEREIDSGLADGELLVNAHPLSIKRAVVNMVVNAARYGDGWIKVSSGRELQRAWFQVEDDGPGIAPDQLKHLFQPFVRGESARTTSGTGLGLAIVQRIIDAHSGTLDIGKSDRGGLRIRAYLPLPVEMLKAVAVQQKPV
- the ompR gene encoding two-component system response regulator OmpR; translated protein: MQENHKILVVDDDMRLRALLERYLTEQGFQVRSVANAEQMDRLLTRESFHLMVLDLMLPGEDGLSICRRLRSQSNPMPIIMVTAKGEEVDRIVGLEIGADDYIPKPFNPRELLARIRAVLRRQANELPGAPSQEEAVISFGKFKLNLGTREMFREDEPMPLTSGEFAVLKALVSHPREPLSRDKLMNLARGREYSAMERSIDVQISRLRRMVEEDPAHPRYIQTVWGLGYVFVPDGSKA
- a CDS encoding fimbrial protein, which codes for MKKTYKLIVSGLLLALAGNSYAIDGRINFHGEIIKTACIINGGNDIEVELGTYSAAQFREVNDTSPNIPFTLPLANCPVAKVQNDPIPHFRVWLEAEAVDATHPNLVKLGNSFGDTMADGVGIQILDATTKDVMLLNTLPTITYDITSATMNINLLANYQSYKTPDLITAGPADASVNVTLDYR
- a CDS encoding fimbria/pilus periplasmic chaperone, which produces MRNIINSIITLTLLFFLPIQLSYGGGILVGRTRIIYEANKKEASLPLSNKSDSKPFLIQSWIDNGDGKTRGPFVVTPPLFRLNANEENNLRISYTGGELPNDKESIFYINVRAIPSTPKNESNELRLVIKTRIKLFYRPDKLQGKAFDAYKLLTFSRVNGHLIINNPSPYYVVFSYLIVGNSILKDTDMIAPGSQLNVILPANTTGNTIEWRAINDYGGDTESEKRAL
- a CDS encoding fimbria/pilus outer membrane usher protein, whose amino-acid sequence is MIMGNDTNAQRPENDMSSPRQQGKTLAPGVSCIFFVITFIVHSVHAEEVYFDPRLLENNDQAAVKVDLSVFALSDKAQVAGVYNTAIYVNQEKVLQQNIRYNQKSDGSLIPEITPDLLRALNVRVDAFPSLTQHPHDAPLDNLTLYIPAADAKFDFNRMRLDFSIPQAAMEQKASGYIDPKKWDDGVPVLFSNYAFSGSQRNNKNGSDDSSQYLNLQNGLNLGAWRLRNYSTYSNSDGQQSWDAISTYAQRDIKALKSQLLIGESSTPGDLFPSLQFTGVQLSSDDNMLPNSQRGFAPTIRGIANSNAEVTIRQDGYIIYQSYVAPGAFEINDLYPSSYSGDLEVTVKEADGTERKFNQPFSAVPVMQRPGRLKYSSTVGRYRSNDSGDKEPEFAQGTVIYGVSNEITTYVGLLLSPDYRAGQAGMGFSLFALGSISVDVTQAQTHLDNDQNSSGQSYRIQYSKNVETTDTNFSVASYRYSTSGFYDFDEANQSQDNAPQDGHKRSKYQVSINQALWEGASLYLSAYQQDYWRSTNKEKNISLGMNTSWYGISYNLSYSYSQMENQENDQQLALNIRVPLSRWLPQSWATYNVTHQKNGDTRQQVGLSGTALDDYRLSYSLQQSHADQGGGNSSNLNASYRSSYGTLNAGYYYDDHSQQTSYGLAGGIVAHEKGITLSQPLGDSFALIDTNGASGARVQNIPGLKTDWRGYAVVPYLTSYTENRIVIDTTTLPADVDVTNTSELVIPNKGAMVVAHFDARIGVRVLIKLTRFDGSVVPFGAVAVSEDQTLENIVDDGGVLYLSGVKVDEPIKLHVKWGTSANQQCKASLNLRQAAASVQSVTAPCV